Proteins found in one Cobetia sp. L2A1 genomic segment:
- a CDS encoding HD domain-containing protein yields the protein MTQARFRHFGESVHEEWALIDDHFRHYQSDACRRVLLHLQRLRGDHHGYPIDRYDHCLQTATRALNAGADEEMVVCALLHDIGDDLAPANHAEIAAAILAPFIDPLNTWMIRHHELFQGYHYRHFFGQDRHAREDYVQHPAYERTVRFCDEWDQSSFDPDYPTLPLSDFVPMVERILAREPFGGLPELVTPAEVARALKADQHPDGPERAGHDTRQGTTV from the coding sequence CTGACACAGGCGCGCTTCCGCCACTTCGGGGAGAGTGTTCATGAAGAATGGGCGCTGATTGATGACCATTTCCGCCACTACCAATCCGATGCCTGTCGCCGTGTGTTGCTTCACCTGCAACGCCTTCGTGGCGACCATCATGGCTACCCCATCGATCGCTATGACCATTGCCTGCAGACGGCCACTCGTGCACTGAATGCCGGTGCCGATGAGGAGATGGTGGTGTGCGCACTGCTCCACGACATCGGCGATGACCTGGCACCTGCCAATCATGCCGAGATCGCCGCGGCGATCCTCGCGCCCTTCATCGATCCGCTCAATACCTGGATGATTCGCCATCACGAACTGTTCCAGGGCTATCACTACCGGCATTTCTTCGGCCAGGACCGTCATGCACGCGAAGACTATGTGCAGCATCCTGCATATGAGCGTACTGTGCGCTTCTGCGACGAATGGGATCAGTCCAGTTTCGACCCCGACTATCCCACCCTGCCGCTATCGGATTTCGTGCCCATGGTCGAACGCATATTGGCTCGCGAGCCATTCGGCGGGCTGCCGGAGCTGGTGACGCCAGCCGAGGTGGCGCGAGCTCTCAAGGCAGACCAGCACCCTGACGGTCCTGAGCGCGCGGGGCATGACACGCGACAAGGAACCACCGTATGA
- a CDS encoding 5-guanidino-2-oxopentanoate decarboxylase, with the protein MTTCAQHLIQLLGAYGIDTAFGIPGVHTIELYRELPHSGLRHYTPRHEQGAGFMADGYARASGKPAVCFIITGPGMTNIATAMGQALADSIPMLVISGVNATTSLGRGQGRLHEMPHQRETLAGVSVFSHTLLDPAALPEVMARAFAVFQGARPGPVHIEIPLDVMAAPMPAHLCHSTSPAVSAFFPPAPAPQALALATRWLDEAQRPLVLLGGGSASAPQAARALVERLDAPTLTTINARGVLGHHHPLDLGCTATFAPIRELARDADVILALGTELGETDYDQVFDGGFGFTGKVIRVDIDPQQLARNHFASLAMVADVSLTLDALAECITPAHRQGADICEGLRQRLDLERQPDLAPYVSLFEVLDASVPEAIIVGDSTGPVYAGNFLARRSEPRRWFNAATGFGTLGYGLPAALGASIARPDLPVVAIVGDGGLQFVLGELATARDLNHPIAILVWNNDGYDEIRRYMTHDKVEHLGVDLQAPDFPSLADAFRCRYSAVTTPDMLSSALENLSQASSPLLIEINVERWLDNELQHRT; encoded by the coding sequence ATGACGACCTGCGCTCAACATTTGATTCAGCTGCTGGGGGCCTATGGCATTGATACCGCCTTCGGTATCCCTGGCGTGCATACCATCGAGCTCTATCGAGAACTCCCCCACTCCGGGCTGCGTCACTACACGCCGCGCCACGAGCAGGGCGCCGGCTTCATGGCCGATGGCTATGCACGCGCCAGCGGGAAGCCCGCGGTGTGCTTCATCATCACCGGCCCGGGCATGACCAACATCGCCACGGCCATGGGTCAGGCTCTGGCGGATTCGATCCCGATGCTGGTCATCTCTGGCGTCAATGCCACCACTAGCCTCGGCCGAGGTCAGGGTCGGCTGCATGAGATGCCACACCAGCGCGAGACGCTGGCGGGCGTCAGCGTCTTCAGTCATACGTTACTCGACCCCGCGGCGCTGCCGGAGGTGATGGCTCGGGCCTTTGCCGTCTTCCAGGGAGCCCGCCCCGGCCCGGTGCATATCGAGATTCCGCTGGATGTGATGGCAGCACCGATGCCCGCGCACCTCTGCCATTCCACGTCTCCCGCGGTGTCGGCCTTCTTCCCGCCGGCCCCCGCGCCGCAAGCACTGGCGCTGGCCACCCGCTGGCTGGATGAGGCACAGCGGCCGCTGGTGCTGCTTGGCGGTGGCAGCGCCAGTGCGCCTCAGGCAGCACGTGCGCTGGTAGAGCGTCTCGATGCCCCCACTCTCACCACCATCAATGCGCGTGGCGTACTGGGACACCATCATCCGCTGGATCTGGGCTGCACCGCCACGTTCGCACCGATTCGTGAGCTGGCCCGCGACGCCGACGTGATACTGGCGTTGGGCACCGAGCTTGGGGAAACCGATTACGATCAGGTCTTCGACGGCGGTTTCGGTTTTACCGGCAAGGTGATCCGTGTCGATATCGATCCTCAGCAGCTGGCACGCAATCACTTCGCCAGCCTCGCGATGGTGGCGGATGTCAGCCTGACGCTGGACGCACTGGCCGAGTGCATCACACCGGCTCATCGCCAGGGCGCTGACATCTGTGAGGGCCTTCGTCAGCGTCTTGATCTTGAACGACAACCGGATCTGGCGCCTTACGTATCCCTGTTCGAGGTGCTGGATGCCAGCGTGCCGGAGGCCATCATCGTCGGTGACTCCACCGGACCGGTCTACGCCGGTAACTTCCTCGCCAGACGCAGCGAGCCACGTCGCTGGTTCAACGCGGCCACCGGTTTCGGCACGCTGGGCTATGGATTACCTGCGGCGCTGGGGGCCAGTATCGCGCGCCCCGACTTGCCAGTCGTGGCCATCGTGGGAGATGGCGGCCTGCAATTCGTGCTGGGAGAACTGGCCACCGCGCGTGACCTGAACCACCCCATCGCCATCCTGGTGTGGAACAACGATGGCTACGATGAGATTCGTCGTTACATGACCCATGACAAGGTCGAGCACCTCGGTGTCGACCTGCAAGCACCTGACTTCCCGTCGTTGGCAGACGCCTTCCGCTGCCGATACTCAGCCGTTACCACGCCTGACATGTTAAGCAGCGCTCTCGAGAATCTCAGTCAGGCAAGCTCCCCGCTGCTGATCGAGATCAACGTCGAGCGCTGGCTGGACAACGAATTGCAGCACCGTACCTGA
- a CDS encoding ABC transporter substrate-binding protein yields MTMPSRSIKCTPCASDNVSSETDQHFLSRTTRLASAALVSSVLASTLMLSSSALAAAAMDRDKNMTLVVPPWPGVTVKSEIVAQILTPMGYTVERQEVSSTVGYKTMTTGDSDAFLAGWLPAQQDSYDAAISNGAITDLGNNVTGARMGFAVPGYVYDAGIHSAADLAASGDKFDKTFYSIESGSTVSDFINNAVDNNVYDLGDWDVMESSTPGMLSEVRAAARNQTWIVFYGWTPHWMVPEFDVHILDDPDAVYGGKNGASDVKTIVSTDFATANPNMTRFLDQLIFSADEQSAFILDYGLNERDLEDVAHDWIQAHPQKLAEFLDGVTTRDGGDAIAAVDGSL; encoded by the coding sequence ATGACGATGCCCTCCAGATCCATCAAGTGCACCCCGTGTGCTTCCGACAACGTAAGTAGCGAGACAGACCAACACTTTCTGAGCCGTACAACACGACTCGCCAGTGCTGCACTTGTCAGCTCAGTGCTGGCCAGCACTCTGATGCTGAGCTCATCGGCACTCGCCGCCGCAGCGATGGATCGCGACAAGAACATGACGCTGGTCGTGCCGCCGTGGCCTGGTGTCACGGTCAAAAGCGAAATCGTTGCCCAGATCCTTACTCCGATGGGTTACACCGTAGAGCGTCAGGAAGTCAGTTCTACCGTGGGCTACAAGACCATGACCACCGGCGATAGTGATGCCTTCCTCGCAGGATGGTTGCCCGCCCAGCAAGACAGCTATGACGCTGCCATCTCCAACGGCGCCATTACTGACCTGGGAAACAATGTCACCGGCGCCCGCATGGGCTTCGCCGTACCCGGCTATGTGTATGACGCCGGTATTCATAGCGCTGCCGACCTGGCGGCCAGTGGTGATAAATTCGACAAGACGTTCTACTCCATCGAAAGCGGCTCCACGGTCAGCGATTTCATCAATAACGCCGTAGACAACAATGTCTATGACCTGGGTGACTGGGATGTGATGGAGTCCTCAACGCCAGGCATGCTCAGCGAAGTACGTGCCGCTGCGCGCAATCAGACCTGGATCGTCTTCTACGGCTGGACACCGCACTGGATGGTGCCGGAGTTTGACGTTCACATTCTCGATGATCCCGACGCTGTTTACGGTGGTAAAAACGGTGCCAGCGACGTCAAGACCATCGTCTCCACCGATTTCGCCACTGCCAATCCCAACATGACGCGCTTCCTCGATCAGCTGATTTTCAGTGCTGATGAGCAAAGTGCGTTTATCCTCGATTACGGCCTCAATGAGCGTGATCTCGAAGATGTCGCTCACGATTGGATTCAGGCACATCCCCAAAAACTGGCCGAATTTCTCGATGGCGTGACGACGCGTGATGGTGGTGATGCCATCGCAGCCGTAGACGGCAGCTTATGA
- a CDS encoding class II aldolase/adducin family protein yields the protein MKANEHEHSSRQGASDESIARRDLAAAYRLMALDGMDDGISTHISARLTGERFLINALGLRFEEVRPDNLVTVDASGDILDDPTGLGINPAGFTIHSAVHAARPDVECVLHAHTVAGVAVSCLDEGLLPLNQWAMQFHHRIGYHPYEGIALELAERDRLVAHLGSHMTLVLQQHGMLTCGTSVGDAFLRMRDLERSCQAQLAAQATGQILTRATPALCEHVARQYDRWNASAQGIDLAWRAELRRLGITAPAAQMTSSSALLETTCASQH from the coding sequence ATGAAGGCGAACGAACACGAACACTCCTCTCGACAAGGTGCCAGCGATGAAAGTATCGCCCGGCGCGATCTGGCCGCAGCCTATCGCTTGATGGCGCTTGACGGCATGGATGATGGTATCTCGACCCATATCTCTGCCCGTCTGACCGGAGAGCGCTTCCTGATCAATGCGCTTGGACTGCGCTTCGAGGAGGTTCGGCCGGACAATCTTGTCACTGTGGATGCCAGCGGCGACATACTCGATGACCCCACCGGGCTTGGTATCAACCCTGCCGGCTTTACGATTCATAGCGCCGTGCATGCGGCGCGCCCTGACGTTGAATGTGTGCTGCACGCACACACCGTCGCCGGAGTGGCCGTGTCCTGCCTCGACGAAGGGCTATTGCCACTCAATCAGTGGGCGATGCAGTTTCATCACCGCATCGGCTATCACCCCTATGAAGGTATCGCGCTGGAGCTGGCCGAACGTGATCGACTCGTCGCTCACCTCGGGTCGCACATGACGTTGGTACTGCAGCAACACGGCATGCTGACCTGTGGCACCAGCGTCGGCGACGCCTTCCTGCGCATGCGAGATCTCGAGCGTAGCTGTCAGGCACAGCTAGCGGCTCAGGCCACCGGCCAGATACTCACCCGTGCAACACCAGCCCTGTGCGAACACGTGGCACGTCAGTACGACCGCTGGAATGCCAGCGCCCAAGGCATTGATCTCGCCTGGCGCGCAGAGCTGCGTCGCCTGGGTATCACGGCACCTGCTGCCCAAATGACCTCATCCTCGGCCTTGCTGGAGACCACATGCGCTTCTCAACACTAA